A single window of Excalfactoria chinensis isolate bCotChi1 chromosome 13, bCotChi1.hap2, whole genome shotgun sequence DNA harbors:
- the SMIM32 gene encoding small integral membrane protein 32, protein MYSELLNSTSATEAHLILQTNTPYLGSTQRPVSSSAFYMSTARVLKEGEINKPDLVTYIILFFFLLLTVTLIVLFINCQLKNSFFATLPYDRSLREARSPWRTQAV, encoded by the coding sequence ATGTATAGTGAATTGCTAAACTCAACCAGTGCCACCGAAGCTCACCTCATCCTTCAGACCAACACTCCCTACCTGGGCAGCACGCAGCGACCCGTCAGCTCCTCCGCCTTCTACATGTCGACAGCCAGGGTGCTAAAAGAAGGCGAGATCAACAAGCCCGACCTGGTGACTTACAtcatcctctttttctttctgctcctgaCCGTGACACTCATCGTGCTCTTCATTAACTGCCAGCTgaaaaattctttctttgctaCTCTTCCTTACGACAGATCCCTCCGGGAAGCGAGGAGCCCGTGGAGGACACAGGCTGTGTGA